The Megalobrama amblycephala isolate DHTTF-2021 linkage group LG16, ASM1881202v1, whole genome shotgun sequence genome includes the window TTTGAACAGTGACCTTATCCTAGTGCTTACTTATATGGGTACTATGACTGCTTTGTTTAACAAAATACATTCTGTCCCATTGTTACTGCTGTGAGAACATCTTTATCAGTTCAAAGAATGTGCTGCTAGCTTGTTCAAAATAAGATGTTTAACTCTTTTCAGGTTTTTTCACTGTTAAAAAGCAGCAATAAACCCTGGAAGATGAATTCTAAAAGAGCTCAGAAATGTCATAACAAAAGCTTTAAGGAAAGCTCAGTTTCaggttttaataataaaaaaaaagatacttaTTAAGCCAAAGAAAGTCCTTTGGTAACTGTAGTAATAGGTTGAGACTAAGAAGGCCGTTATGCAGTACATttgatatataaaaacatatttaaaaatattacagttttcTTCTATCACAGCATCACAATTCACACTGAACAAATATAATTTCACTCCTTGCTTCGAAAGAACGATGCCATTTTGCTTTGTCCCCCAGTGATATGCACTGAAAAACATGAACACCTGGCAAATGGCCTGTTGTTTTTTCATGAACATGAAAACAGGGaatttatttaagaaatattccaggtgttttaatttttttccccccaaaacaaaacacatttttgggggggaatattatttttattgataaGAATTACCTAGGTTTTTCCTGTGTCCtctatttaatttttgttaaaatccctaatgacatcatcatcatcatcctcgtCCTCCAGAAAGTCATTAGGTATTAGCATTGGAAAGGATTTGATGAATTCTCTGATGTTTTGTGGTATTGTTTGCTGTGTCTAATTCTAAAACATTTCATTCTGTTCAGAAATCAATGATAAAATTTATCATTCAAAAACCTTGAACTAGCTTGACCAGAGCACATTTCTTAAAGTCTATAAATGGGTGGTTCTGCAATACGGGCACTTTTAAGTCCCAGAAGTGAAATTTAAGGTTTATGTTCAAAATTTGTCATCTAAAGCTTCATAAATATAAACACGATGTCATTACACACCTTGACTTAAATCATTAATGAATAAtatggtttaaaggtgccctagaacttttttttaaaaagatgtaatataagtcttaagtgtcccctgaatgtgtctgtgaagtttcagctcaaaataccccatagattttttttaattaatttttttaactgcctattttggggcataattagaaatgagcagattcagggtgtgtgggcctttaaatctcgtgctccacaccccaagagctcgcgcttgctttaaacatcataaaaaaagttcaaacagctaaaaAATGGATAACCCTCAAaatagatctttacaaagtgttcgtcatgcagcatgtctaatcgcgtaagtacagtatttatttggatgtttacattgattctgaatgagtttgatagtgctccgtggctaacggctaatgctacactgttggagagatttataaagaatgaagttgtgtttatgaattatacagactgcaagtgtttaaaaatgaaaatagcgacggctcttgtctccgtgaatacagtaagaaacgatggtaactttaaccacatttaacagtacattagcaaaatgctaacgaaacatttagaaagacaatttacaaatatcactaaaaatatcatgatatcatggatcatgtcagttattattgctccatctgccattttttgctattgttcttgcttgcttacctagtctgatgattcagctgtgcacatccagacgttctgcccttgtctaatgcctttcataatgttgggaacatgagctggcatatgcaaatattgggggcgtacatattaatgatcccgactgttacgtaacagtcggtgttatgttgagatttgcctgttcttcggaggtcgtttaaacaaatgagatttatataagaaggaggaaacaatggagtttgagactcactgtatgtcttttccatgtactgaactcttgttatttaactataccgaggtaaattcaatttttgaatctagggcaccatTAATGGAAAATTATGTAGCACTTACAGGTCCAAACACCATTTTTGCTCATGTCCCACCTGTGGTTTTAATGCTGAGATGCATAAAATTAGCTAATTCTTTTACAATATGACACCATTTCAAATTAATTCGTTTCAAATTAGTGTTACTTTACACCATCttaaaagttcttttttttgtttactcatcatttatatgatttttttcatcTAAATACACCACACTTTTGAGTCCTTACCGCAACACTGAAAAAAGACTCTTAATATGAAGCCAAACAAATCTAGTTTCTATGGAAACAGAAATTAGCATGTGAACACATGTCTGGCAGATTGGGCCACCCCCATTAGGTCACTCACAAGATCCAGAAAACTAAGATAAAGATCATCTGTTCTTAAGTATTTATTATGTGTCCTTACCATTCAGCTTAGTAATTGTGTATTTTgatctacattttaaaaatgaatttatattgCTGTTGAATACATGTATATGTGGTGCTAAAAGTCAAAACTGATGTATCAGACCTTGCTAGCTGCCAGTTATCAGCAATATTAGCAAAAATGTCATTTCTGCATCATGTCTTAACCACAGAATTTTTAGGTGTTGCGGTAAAGACCTTGCATTGCGGTAAAGACAAATTCAAGTTTTATACtgtaattaaatataaacatgCCATTTTTGCAATCCTAGATGATACCAAATTTATCTAATAAGATGATAGAAATGCAGCGACTTAATGAGAAAAGACCCTGACAGATATGAATAGTTATGGAAAAAAGATGACTCCCTCGATGGTTCCCTCAATCGAAaacctatgcatttttcccatagactttttgGGGgggataaaataaaaaacaaatcacaaaaaataagctctgtgtttaacaaagggttatgacacttacacattttgtctatcaatataatctttacaagttaacacaacatttatacattttgaagcccaaataaagtcgtcagatataaaaagctaacagtgggctataaacggactacagcacaccatggtcgcggatcaacgtcaccaccactttatttaaaaacaactttatttaaaaacatgcttgctgattatgatctgctctgtatgaatacttatccactttttcatgagaaatgccgTCCATTCGTTTTGTCCAAAAATGCTAGAAAAtaattgagatatttttatcttttgttaataatgttttatttatttgtttattattttgttagtttatgtaaaccttaatattattttttgtgtttaaaatCCTTATGTTTGATCATTGTGCCCCCaataaacttaaaggtgctctaagcgatgtcacgcgtttttaggccaaaacatttgtcacatacagcaaacatctcctcactatccgctagctccctgtcccctgaacacactgtaaaaaaacgcggtctctgtagtcgccacaagctccaaaaatggcaacaaaaatgacctggtgcagcctggaccactaaACATAttaacatgctccagccaataaccgacaagaatgattttaaatgcgcgttcatgactgtttcaggaagcacggaggggagggggaggaggaggaggagggagggtctagctagcatctgttttgtttgacaacacttcgaacgtcaacagggagttactccacccaggatcacttagagcacctttaagagatCATCTTTCACTGTATTATGTTCGATTGAATACTGTGATTGCATACCATTTGCCAATtagaccagaaaaaaaaaaaaaaaaaaagcgcttACCATCTCAGAAGCACTAGCTATGGCCGACACAAACTGTCATTACCGCAgcaatgatttattttaattattaatcagACTGTTTGCAAAAATGCCGTGTATTAAAACAGTTGATATCTAAGATTAGCATCAAAATTTTCCATGGCATAAAGAATATCAAAAAATCCcctaattttaaattatttttaatatctgtATTTACAAAAATGGACAAATCATAAAAGTAACTATGTAAtttgtattacatttttataaaaaaaaaaaaaaaaaaagtaaaattactgtttattttgtaagaagagataaaaccataaaaaaaaaattctagatTAAAATCTTAACATCTACATTTaattttgtgtacatttttatatgtattacaGACTGTGATGGTTAAAATTGAAATTCATAGAGgttgatatttttaaaattgagtcaaaagTGCCCATAGTTGCAGAAACACCCAAATACTTTCTTAAAATTATagcacaaatatatatttttttacagttcaGTGCACAAAAGtatattactgttcaaaagtttgtggtcaataagtttatttttttttttttattaattcagcaaggatgcattaaattgatcaaaagttacagtaatgacatttataatgttacaaaagatttccatttaaaataaatgctgtactcttgaacatttaattcaaataatcatgacaaaaatgtatcattgtttccgaatattaagcagcacaaatgttttcagcatattagaatcaacatattagaatgatttctaaatgatcatgtgacactgaagaatggagtaatgatgctgataaCTCCGCTTTACCATCACAAGAattaactacattttaaaatagattttaaaatatcttaaaattgtaatactgtatttttgatcaaataaatgcagccttgctgagcaaaaaaatataaaaaaaaattatgtgtgTCAGATAGTTCAGACTTACTTTTGTGCCATTGACACTCCACTGTACTGTGGGTTTTGGAAAGCCTTCAACCTCACAAGACAGGACCTTGTTCTTGTTTCCATCACGTGCCTTGGTCAGGCCCTTGATCACTGGAGAACCTGCAAAAACACTCGTGTCATCAGCCATCAACAATGCTCATCCAAAACCTTCTTCTGAAGCATTTCTATGATTTACAATGGTCTGCTATGGAATGTTGTCAACTGCTAAAGCAAATGCacactttataaattaaatatgaatcTTACCTTGAACTATTAATTCAAATGTTTGTGTCTTCTTGAGGCCAGCCATGGAAACAACACACTCATATACACCAGAGTCTGAGTACTTCAACTTGTCGAACTTGGGCAGTCTATTCAGATCGTTATTGCCCTAAAAGAGAGATTTTAAGTATTCATGAATGACTAGAAATCAACATAAGGTTTCGTTTTTAACAGGGGTGAGTAGTCACACATGACCTAggttttaatgacaatattttataaaaagatATTCATTTTCTACCTTTCTCCAAGATATTTGTGGTGTTCCTGAAGCTTTAACGTCTACTGTCACCTCAAAGCTCTCGCCAAGTCTCTTGGAAACTCGACCAGCAGTGCTAAGAGCCACATCAAGATCTTTTGGGAAAAAGACAGAGCTTAGAGTCACATTTTGACtttgaaaaacaaatcaaaaatcTATCAAttgtgaaaaaagaaagaatccTGAAGTATTTCCTTACATTCAACTGTGATGGATACAGATTCTGCCATATCCTCATTGTTCACCAGTGAACATTTGTATTCTCCAGTGTTTGCCCGGGTGACATTAGTTAAGGTGTATGTGTTGGAATTCTCCACTGTCTTTTTCTCTCCCTACAGATAAAGAAAGGCCAAATTTAGCAGCAGTTGGAGTtgaaactagggctgtcaaaagattaaatcgcatacaaaataaaagtttgagtttgcataatttatgtgtgagtaatatatatatatatatatatatatatatatatatatatatatatatatatatatatatatatatatatatatatatatatatatatatatatatatatatatatatatatatatatatatatacacacacacacacacacaaacatttatatttttatataatttatatatatatatatatatataaataaaaatattttgtacataaataacatatttctcttaaatatattaattttgtgtgtattaattgtgtgttgtgtaacattgatttgtgtgtatttatatatacacatattaattacacacagtactcacacatactCATATATTacgcaaactcaaacttttattttgtatgcgattaatcgcgattaatcgtttgacagccctagttgaAACACAACCTTTATTTCCTGATTGAGGCTAAGGAACAAACAAAGTGAACACATTGAGTTAATCTGACAAGATTTACCTTCACATAGAAGATGTAGCtagaaggtggagggtttccgTCTGCCATGCATTTGAGGGTCACATTGTCCCCTTCCTTAAAAGGACCCTGGGACACCATTTGGAGACTGACCTTCTCAGTAGGGTCTGTGGAGAGAGGATTTGTGTAAAGCATGGAGGGCAGCACAGAGAAGCCCTGCCAGAGCCCATGCAAATAAGGGCACTTCAGAGAAGCTCCTTATGAGCCAGAAGAGGTCCTTCAGCTCAAGAGTTGAGGCTTTGAGAGTGCTCTCATGGTGTGAAATGCTTTTGAGAGTTAGCAGTGGACTAGTAGCTTCACAATAATAGCCAGAGGCAAGACAAAACCCCATTCAACAACTAAACGCCCTGCTTCCGAAAGGACAAATTACATATCTTATTGGACGAAATTCAACAAGCCATTTGATTCTGATAAGGCCTCTTTTTCATCGCTACTTCAAATGGAAAGAGTTATTCTGAATAATCCTGTGAATTATGCTCAACATTAAACCATTAACCACTTCAGTTTTGAATACATTAGCTTTCAGTGAGATTGTCTGAAACTGAATTACAGAGGAAAGTAAAAGCATTGGGATTAAAAGCTCACAAAAATGCCACAAATAGGAATAATATTATCCAAATGCTATAAGAAAGAATAAGAAAGCAGTATACTTACAGTTCACAGTGAAGATAAGAGGGGAGGAATCCATGTTAGCTGACCGGATGTGTTGAACCTGACAAGTGAAACTGGCATCAATGTCTTCCTTCACTGCTGTATACTCAAGGTCAGAAGTTGTTGCAGACAGACCAGTCTCTTTATCAACAACCACAGCTGCAGTGATTTTAATGGCTGTAATcaacagaggaaaaaaaatagcacTTAAGGACAATAATTCAGTAACAATTTACTCTTTAATAATTTGGAGCTATTTAGTGCTTTTCTTATAATTTTTGTACTTTCTTTCCTCCATGAAACACAAATAGAGAACCATTTTCATTATACTTTCTCATCTTTTTAGAAGCCTGAAATCTTCATTACCCGTTATTGAAACAGCATTGAAACAGTTTTTGATTTCATTTGcatcatacagatttggaatgaaatgagggtgagtaaatagcCATGTTTCCACTGCAGGAACTGTCTCCAGGAACTatagggactttggggtggtactcagTGTGATTCGACCCCAGGAAcaagggtctaaatgaagttctgggtaaaaatttccctctcagaaagtccctgctcaagAGGAAGTACTTTTTCAGAACAttcgggggtgggacttgggtgctgaacatgctgattggttgagttcacacagcattttgattggtttgACTCAATGCATGTACCACAACGGAATTTTAAATACAATGCTGCATGAAGAGTTGTTTGCCATTCGAACGACCGTTGCGGAGGAGGAAATCCAGCGAGAACTGCAAAGTCGCGTGAAGGACTAATTAGTCcttcacggtactttagaccACGAAGGAaatgcagacagcaacaggtcaggggggggaaaaaagttcctgggacaaattgttctaGGTAATTTAAATGGAAACATGGCTAATGATGGCAAATATTTGGGTACAACTATAACTTCCATCATATTTCACCCTACCTGCGCCATCAGCCATAAGTGGAGTTTTGTTCTTGAACCATGTGATGTTGGCAGCTGGATTGGCACCTTCAGTACGACACTGCGCTAACTGTTgagacaaaaataaacaaaccgAACAATATTGATGCAAATATAATGGAGGACTATTATTTATATGTGAAACTTCCAGTGCACTCACTGCATATTTGGTGCAGACTATAAGAATTTGTCAAGTCTTTAAATCACATGCTGTATTCACTGCAAATAACAATATTTCATTCCGTGTTCCTATGTTGTGCAtctaatatatacacacacacaccttagtTAGTTTGCCAACTGCCATCGTAGTCGTTTGATTTGTAATCTGAGGTTGAGATGGAACCTCTGAAAAGAGAGAAAACTTTGTTAGTGTAGTTCATAAATACATTCAATAATATTAGTTATCAGAACTTctatcattataaatatataaaaaaagttctattgtGATATTGTGTACGATTCTTACTGTAAATGACCAGTTGAACGGGGTACTCAAAAATGTCTCCAGTCCCCACCACCATGCAGGTGAAGGTCTTCTGATCTGCCATGGTCACTTGTTTGATGATGAGCCCTAAATCGTTCTTGATACTGACTCTGTTCTTGTAGTTCTCGTCCTCTGTAATACTGGCATTCTGACCAATTTGTTTCACCAGAATGTTGCCATCGTTGTTCTatgtaaaaaagtatttttaacaGAGATAACAACAGTTATCCCATTCATACATTGACATtcttgtttaaagggttagttaacctaaaaatacaaattctgtcaatcactcaccctcatgtctttctaaACCCGTAACATTTTCGTTCTTTTTTGATGATTTCTGAGAGatgtctgtccctccatagacaattacacaactaccactttgtcgCTTCTAAATgctcataaagagatcgtaaaaagAAATCTATATGAATTGatcagtttagtccaaattttctgaagtgACACGATcaatttatatgatgaacagattaaatttaggcttttattaacatgtaaacattcatcaaaTCACACATCtcgaacgaaagtcttacgggttttgGTGATATGAgattgagtaattaatgacagagttttcatttttgggtaaacacTGTGGCTCTGTAGTGCTTTCAAAACAAATAAGCCAGTATCATTAGTTTGGGGGTAGGATTTCTTGTAATAAGTCATTTAGCTAGGAATTGGAGAAGTTTTTCTAAACAATAGTAGAGATGGACATGGTAGTTTGAATATTTGGGATATATTTGGGGTAATATTTGGAATACCTGATTGGAAACAGttacatttttcaagtttttttttaagttccaGTGAAATTACACAGTGCAACTTTAAAAAGaccaaaaaaataagtaaatctCAAACTTACATATTTCCATTTAACTAACGTGACAGCCTTTTCCGTAATGCGTCCATTGTTGCATGGGATTTCAACAGTGTCTCCATACTTTCCAGTGACAGTTTCCAAGCCACTCACTAAAAtgcacaaatttaaaaaaaaagaataataataagtgtGACAGTGAATACAATGTGTTGAGAAAACATCTTATAAAAGGTAACCTGGGTTACAGAGTAGTCGCACAATGTCTAAGTAAAACATTTTCACATACACATATGTACAATAATATTATCATATTGTTAGCTATATGTATTTTGCAAATAAAATGCTTGATTGCAGTTCAAGAGGGTGTTTGCAGTGGCTTTTTATCTCAATAAACctcaatattttaatattatttaaatactatTAAATTTTGCCTGGCTGATTTGCAGGCTGATTTGAATATTCAAAAGAGTTTTTTGCAAAGAGAATGTTTTTGCTGAAAGAGAGACGTCTGTTCTCTTACAAACAGTCactaaataaaaacttttattaGTATTGTTGATACAATTAAATTATGATAATATGGGCaggtaaaaacaaaaacttggTTTCTAACATTTCATCTATAGATTTTTAATAGATTCtttcaggggaaaaaaaaaaaaaaaaaaaaaaattatgctcttttttttttgctaaaagCTGTGAATTGACTAAATGATTTTCAAAGTTTCTTTTGACTACTTCGATCAGACTCTTTGGGTTTTCTTTGGTACACATCAATTTGACACGAGATTAACAAGAAACTAAATATTCAAATGGGAAAAAAGCCCTGAATCCAATTTCTAGACAAACACCAAAGCCAGTAAAACTGGTTGTTGTGTCACAACTGCACTTCTGAGAATGGGTCGTCAGCAGTTAAGATGGATAACTGTCAACAGAAGGCCTGATAAAGTAGCTCGAGATAAGATTGACACACAAAACCgcaacttttgaaaaaaaaaattccactgAAATGCATCATGAAAGGTAAAACTTGACTGAACCTGCCATACAACTCATTGTGGGTTTACAAATGCAGAAATCTGTGGCTGTTGTgatgtgaaaatatatatttatgtatatactgtaaaagATTAGCGGCCAACGTTAAAAGTGCAGTATCTAATATTGACAGCTAGCAGTTGAAATTGGGTACTGCAGTCTAAATTTAAAATACTATATAGAATTGTTCCTCCTCATACTCAACACTCACATGGGTTGCTAGATTCATTGTTACTAGGTAGTGGCAAATCTAGATAGCTCAGTCATGAGGTTTTACATACATAACAAAACTGGATCCCTGTCTAGttttatttctccttttgttATTTTCAGGCACACAGTAATTCTGGACCAAGTGTTAACTTAGGACATTCAGCATCAAAAGCATATATAAATGTTATCCCTTCAAGGAAAGAAatactagttatgattaatcgaaattaaagttaaaattaaaatttcttccACTGTCTGGATGTATGGACCCgtcattaacccttaaatgcatacctcgggtctttagtgacccaggatgtcattcactaccctcctcctcgttcattttaaaaaattagacatcaaccttcttggtattcctcaatcaattcattataaagaatataacaagaaaaaaaaaaaatcataacattctaaaagaatgcctatttttgtattcattttttgtaaaaattgtatagggtcgctaacgacccgaggtgtgtatgagtgtacttgtattttttctgcacaacaataattgaatcttagatgacagaataagtgcaattcacctttattccacaaggtggcaatgtctgatacacaatgctgaagtgacgactcatttagacagaaaacgaaataagaaaaacatgaaatggctcagcgatttactgcagagcaagtactgaacgcaatcaaatatgactgtaactcttACTGGattgatctggtgaagctgttagcgatcgaaatattgattttgaagatgttgaaaattatatagttttgagaatacgtttgagattgCGAATGGgttcatattcgtgacctcaaacataaaactagaacattatttgctgaatttactgggaaatgagctctgacgaggacagtgatgatggcataaaacatctgctcaaacggagccctttcaagctccaaaaggtaacaaaatatgatttattttattcttctgtaattgttactctaatatcagaggagttttatattatcgcgacaggtagagatccttccgtgttagatatagatccgggtcgataaagacccgaatatgtaagaatgattggcgaaacagtcatgcatttaagggttaaaatgtATTCAGTTCCTGGCCATATTTTTAATAAGACATACAAGAGCAAGGatgtaaacaataataattgctATACTAATCCTCATTGTATCATATGGGCTGGAAGTTAATATACACGTTAGCAacatggatcattattacaagTATTCTTTGGAATACttcattctgattggtcaattgcACCATTCTGTATAAAGTCATAATGAAACCTAAGCACCAACAGATCACTTCTTCCATACTGTGATAGAAAGCAAAAAAGTAGGGCGGGGACTTGGTTTTACGCATTGGTTTGTGTCTGGTTTTTGAAAATTCAGCGTTGTACTCAAAAGCGGAGGCAGTTAAATGCAAGCCTGCAGGGGTGGAGTTTAAGCGTCCTAATGAATGGATAAGTCCTGCGTACATCACTACGTCGTCCAGAAGATCCAGttatttcattttgaaaagaaaaaaaaaaagcttttttctatttgattaaatgttatgagatcaaaaacattttgaaaattaaaCGTAAGCACTGATTAATTGATCACAATTagatcaataacatgcatttagatgACAGACAGGGTGACTTTTCAGTTccactttaaatatttttgtataatggCCGCTAAAATTTCACCACTGCCCCAGGCTACTCTAGTATCACTGTGAAGTCTCTTTTCCACtcacaaataaattactttcaACTCAGAACAATATTTTATGTCCATTTACTTATCTGGCAAGCAGCAGTGTATTAAGTGAGAAAGTACAGTGAGCGCTAAAAATAAACCCCTTCAGGATCATACAAGACCCTGATGACAAGCCTCTcgggtttattttgtgattaagACCTACTGGCTGTATATTACagaatatatttgtaaaaactGGACAGGACAATCTGGATCTACCCCATTAGATTTTATCTAATAGCTGTCTGTTTTTTAGAATGACTATGTTGTTTTAGGTGACACTGGATGATTAAGTAGCAGTAGCTTAAAGCAAACGGATGCCGGCTGACACACTAAAAGAGCAAAGGATTGAGTGTCAGATTGCCCTAAGAGCTTCAAAACCAGCACCAGGTGAAGTAAACAAATGACGCTGCCCTCCCAACCCCCTCATCCCTCTGCTTTGTTTCATGAACAGGTGCTGCTGCAGGAGCTTCTTCATGCACCTGTTGTTAATATTCTATGCTGCTGAAAATCTCTTGATGGGGAACATCATGTCCTAGAGCCTGTAGCGCACAACCAGATTATTCGTTGAAAGCATACAGAGAGACTATAGGACTTTCAGCCATTTTTACACTCTAAATCTAATGCTCTAAAATAAACCTAACCTAACCTAAATGTCCTAATGTTGTTTTGTTGGACTTCCtaaaagtctgagaccacaaTGAAAATTTGGAATACAATGTTTACAACATTAAggaaattataaatgtttaaatttggGCAATGAACCAAcaattaatacattttgaatGCCGTAGTACTAGGCTCAAAAGGAATACAACGGGTTAATCGGTTCAGAACAGCTCTCACAAGCCGAGAGGATGTTCGCAAACCATTAACCTGAGGATGAGTCAGTTAAGTGATCGTGTGTCCGTTGTAGCCAAGAACAGCCCTGTCACCATGGTGAATATCCAGGAGACACAGACAACCTAGGAATTGATTTGGAGTCTGTCTTATTACACCAAATGTCCTCCTTTACTCACTCCAACATGCAAGAGCCATTAGGCTTCCTTGAAAATGCCATAAATTAAGTCTACGATGGGCATGAAATTGCTCTCAAAACAAAACTCATCAAGCAGGTTGGACTCATAAGTGATAAGTGCACTCAGAAATCACATCCATTAagttctaaattatgtatttgaTTGCAGGGCCCCTCGGGGAACTTAAAGAATGTCTGCGTCAGACAGCAGATCATGGCAGATTTAATAGTGACCCAAAAGGATTCACTGACAGCCCCCCATTCGTGAGCGGCTATTAAACTAAATAGAGAACTATTAACAAAATACAGTCAAGCAGCTTCCGTGGAGGTCCATTAACCCCAAAGCAATTTACTAGCGCAAGGttatgacagaatgttcattctGCTGCCGCTGCAGAATCTTAAAATCCATCACTCTAGAGTCAGGAAGAAAAGGAAAAATCTTTACAAATTTAGTTAAAACGTGCaatgttattaaaaacaaagtctTTGTATTCAAGTTGGTTTCAAAAAAACGTGCACA containing:
- the alcamb gene encoding activated leukocyte cell adhesion molecule b isoform X2 produces the protein MHWTAFLTCLLTVSLMNQVSGLETVTGKYGDTVEIPCNNGRITEKAVTLVKWKYNNDGNILVKQIGQNASITEDENYKNRVSIKNDLGLIIKQVTMADQKTFTCMVVGTGDIFEYPVQLVIYKVPSQPQITNQTTTMAVGKLTKLAQCRTEGANPAANITWFKNKTPLMADGAAIKITAAVVVDKETGLSATTSDLEYTAVKEDIDASFTCQVQHIRSANMDSSPLIFTVNYPTEKVSLQMVSQGPFKEGDNVTLKCMADGNPPPSSYIFYVKGEKKTVENSNTYTLTNVTRANTGEYKCSLVNNEDMAESVSITVEYLDVALSTAGRVSKRLGESFEVTVDVKASGTPQISWRKGNNDLNRLPKFDKLKYSDSGVYECVVSMAGLKKTQTFELIVQGSPVIKGLTKARDGNKNKVLSCEVEGFPKPTVQWSVNGTKVDETAYVDGKVTYKITIVPKVNLTVSCMVSNALGSVNKSIDVSPHLKNDKSDQTVLAVGIVFGLIVALIVMGVVYWLYMKKFRQGSWKTGEKEDGSAEESKKLEENQSQKADV
- the alcamb gene encoding activated leukocyte cell adhesion molecule b isoform X1, with amino-acid sequence MHWTAFLTCLLTVSLMNQVSGLETVTGKYGDTVEIPCNNGRITEKAVTLVKWKYNNDGNILVKQIGQNASITEDENYKNRVSIKNDLGLIIKQVTMADQKTFTCMVVGTGDIFEYPVQLVIYKVPSQPQITNQTTTMAVGKLTKLAQCRTEGANPAANITWFKNKTPLMADGAAIKITAAVVVDKETGLSATTSDLEYTAVKEDIDASFTCQVQHIRSANMDSSPLIFTVNYPTEKVSLQMVSQGPFKEGDNVTLKCMADGNPPPSSYIFYVKGEKKTVENSNTYTLTNVTRANTGEYKCSLVNNEDMAESVSITVEYLDVALSTAGRVSKRLGESFEVTVDVKASGTPQISWRKGNNDLNRLPKFDKLKYSDSGVYECVVSMAGLKKTQTFELIVQGSPVIKGLTKARDGNKNKVLSCEVEGFPKPTVQWSVNGTKVDETAYVDGKVTYKITIVPKVNLTVSCMVSNALGSVNKSIDVSPLFEDQTFAKQDLKNDKSDQTVLAVGIVFGLIVALIVMGVVYWLYMKKFRQGSWKTGEKEDGSAEESKKLEENQSQKADV